From the Gemmatimonadetes bacterium SCN 70-22 genome, one window contains:
- a CDS encoding dipeptidase: MTSRRSVIKLGAAALVAPMFNRGRFALPHIPNQEYSKRAIDLMQRAIVIDMLAPLHIGSNGNRWLQKPDSITAEDFAPFRASGIDVFHTAVGFGGPNAYISGQQFFHRQNAMIAGRPDLFMRIDSADDFAKVKGSGRIGILLGAQNSDHFIRPDATRDRLATVDEFFVYGQRVSQLTYNSQNWFASGSTERVDGGISDMGAALIERMNRAGMAVDTSHCGDRTTLDAFALSRKPALVTHSNARALANGHPRCKPDEVIRAVGKAGSVMGITGVRMFVKGSEPTTIEDFLNHIDYVARMIGVEHVGIGSDSDLQGYDDLPPDEYKALKESYKGSYGFRDKIDIEGIDHPRRMFDVTEGLIRRKYGDDQILGILGGNFQRVLGDIWTGIPAK, from the coding sequence ATGACTTCCCGCCGCTCCGTCATCAAGCTCGGCGCCGCCGCCCTCGTCGCCCCGATGTTCAATCGCGGGCGCTTCGCGCTCCCGCACATCCCGAACCAGGAGTACTCGAAGCGCGCCATCGACCTCATGCAGCGCGCCATCGTGATCGACATGCTGGCGCCGCTGCACATCGGGTCCAACGGGAACCGGTGGCTGCAGAAGCCCGATTCCATCACCGCCGAGGACTTCGCGCCGTTCCGGGCGTCGGGGATCGACGTCTTTCACACCGCGGTCGGCTTCGGCGGGCCTAACGCGTACATCAGCGGGCAGCAGTTCTTTCACCGGCAGAACGCGATGATCGCCGGGCGCCCCGACCTCTTCATGCGCATCGACTCGGCCGACGACTTCGCCAAGGTGAAGGGGTCGGGGCGCATCGGTATCCTGCTGGGGGCGCAGAACTCGGATCACTTCATCCGCCCCGACGCCACGCGCGACCGGTTGGCGACCGTGGACGAGTTCTTCGTCTATGGGCAGCGCGTTTCGCAGCTCACCTACAACTCGCAGAACTGGTTCGCCAGCGGCTCCACCGAGCGCGTGGACGGCGGGATCTCCGACATGGGGGCGGCGCTCATCGAGCGGATGAACCGGGCCGGGATGGCGGTGGACACCTCGCACTGCGGCGACCGGACCACGCTCGACGCGTTCGCGCTGTCGAGGAAGCCGGCGCTGGTGACGCATTCCAATGCCCGCGCCCTGGCCAACGGCCACCCGCGCTGCAAGCCGGACGAGGTGATCCGCGCGGTGGGAAAGGCGGGGAGCGTCATGGGGATCACCGGCGTGCGCATGTTCGTGAAGGGGAGCGAGCCGACGACGATCGAGGACTTCCTGAACCACATCGACTACGTGGCCCGGATGATCGGCGTGGAGCACGTCGGGATCGGGAGCGACAGCGACCTGCAGGGCTACGACGACCTGCCGCCTGACGAGTACAAGGCGCTCAAGGAGAGCTACAAGGGGAGTTACGGCTTCCGCGACAAGATCGACATCGAGGGCATCGACCACCCCCGGCGGATGTTCGACGTCACCGAGGGGCTCATCCGGCGCAAGTACGGCGACGACCAGATTCTCGGGATCCTGGGGGGGAACTTCCAGCGCGTGCTGGGCGACATCTGGACGGGGATCCCGGCCAAGTGA